A region of the Sphingobium yanoikuyae genome:
CTGTCCGGGTCGGCATCGGCGATGATCGTCGGTTCGACATAGTTGCCCTTGGCGAGATCCCCGCCGCAACGAGCGCCGCCCATGAGGAAACGGCCCGATCCTTTCGACCGCACCCGGTCGAACATGCCCAGCACCCGCTCGACCGCCGCGGCGTTGATCAGCGGGCCGACCTGCGTGCCTTCCTCGAACGGATTGCCGACCTTGTAGCGGCTGGCGATCGCCGTCAGCTTTTCGAGCACGGCGTCATAGATATCGGCATGGACCAGCAAGCGCGTCGGCAGCGCGCAGCCCTGGCCGGCCAATATGCCGATCGTCCAGAAGATAGCCCGTTCGCAGGCCGCGTCCACGTCCGCGTCCGGGAACAGAAGGCTGGCCGACTTCCCGCCCAGTTCCATAATCGACGGCTTGATCCGGTCGGCGCAGGCCGACATGATCTTGCGCGCAGTGGTCGGCCCCCCGGTGAAGGTGATGAGACCGACCTTGGAATGCCGCACCAGCGCTTCACCCGCCTCCGCCGTGCCCGGCAGGATCGACAGCACGCCGTCGGGCACGCCTGCTTCCTGGGCCAGCCGCGCGAACAGTTCGGGCGCGAAGGGCGTCAGTTCGGCCGGCTTGACGATCACGCAATTCCCCGCCGCCAGCGCCGGGCCGACCTTCATCCCCAGCGAGATCAGCGGCCCGTTCCAGGTGATGATGATGCCTACGATGCCGATCGGTTCGGGAACGGTGTAGGAAAATTCGCCGCGCGTATCGAGCGTGGAGATCATTTCGCCCGACAGCTTGTCGCACCAGCCCGCATAATAGCGGGTCCAGGCGACCGCTGTGCCGACGCTGCCGGTGCCCATCATCAGCGGCGTGCCGCCATCCAGCGCCGCCATCTTGCCGAATTCCTGCGCATTCGCCTCGATCAGGTCGGCCAGCCGGTTGAGGATGGCGCGCCGCTCTTCCGGCCGGGTGCGGCGCCATTGTTCGCGGACCGATTCGGCCTTGGCGACGGCGCGTTCGATTTCCGCCGGGCCGGCCAGCGGGATGCTCTTCTGCACGGCGCCGGTGACAGGGCTGATATGGTCATGGGTTCCGCCCGAACCGGACGAAAGGCTTTCGTGGCCGATGTGGAGGCTGACGTCGGGGGCTTCCAGATTCATGGCAATTCTCTCCTAGCGCATGACGGTGGTCCACGTTCGATTCGGGACTCTTGCATAAGTAAACAGTGGTATACATGGCTTGTCAATTGCGCGTTGCCCTGACATCCTCGCCCGCGATGGCAGACAAAAAACGAGATGCGGAAGCGACCCGCGAACGTATCCTGCTCGCGGCGCGGCAGATTTTTTCCCGCCATGGCTTCGGCGAAACCGGCGTGCGCGACATCGCCCGCCGTGCCGATGTCAGTCCGGGTCTCGTCAGCCGCTATTTCGGGTCTAAGGAGGGACTGTTCGAAGCCGCACTGGAATCGGTGTTCGACCATCGTGTGCTGACGGGCGTACCGCACGAGAATTTCGGCCATGCCTTGCTGGAACGGCTGATCGAGCGCGACGAGAGCGGCGGCCATCCGCTCAACATGATGATGCTCTCGACCTCGGATCAGGGCGCGCGTGCGATCACCGAAAGGCTGGTACGCACAAAGCTCGCCGCCCCGCTTGCCCAATGGTTCGGCACCAGCGATGCGGAGGACCGGGCTGCCCGGCTGCTGTTGGTGACGGCCGGCCTCTTCCTTTACCGGTCGGTATTCCCGCTTGACCCGTTGACCGGCGAACTTAGTCCCGGCATCCGCGGCTGGCTGGAATCCGAATTGCAGGCAATTGTCGCGCCTTGACGCTTCGGCCTGTTCAAACATAGTTGACCTATATATCTATGTTGGTCCAAGGCGTGCAGACTCAGGAGCAGGGCGAAAGGCTGAAATATGGACATTGCAAGGCTTTTCGACATCAGCGGCAAAACCGCCCTCGTCACGGGCGGATCGGGCGGCATCGGCTATATGATCGCCACTGCGCTGGTGCAGGCAGGTTGCAAGGTCTTCATCTGCTCGCGCAAGGAGAAGGATATAGAGGCCGCCGCCGACCGCTTGCGCGCCTTTGGCGACGTGACTGCCATCGCCGCTGACGTTGGCAGCGAAGCGGGCGTGACCAAGGTGGCGGATGTCGTGAATGCGGCCGGTCCGCTGCACATTCTCGTCAATAATGCGGGCACGACCTGGGGTGCGCCGCTTGACCAGTTTCCCCGCGCCGGATTCGAAAAGGTGCTCCAACTCAACCTGCTCGCCCCTTTCGAGATCACCAAGGCGCTGTTGCCCGCCCTGCGGGCCGCCGGTACGGCGGAGGATCCCGCGCGCGTCATCAACATCGCGTCGATCGACGGGATGCAGGTGCCGCTATGGGAAAGCTATCCTTATTCGGCGACCAAGGCGGGCCTCATCCACATGGGCCGCCATATGGGCAAGTTTCTCGCGGGAGAGCATGTCAGCGTGAACACGATCGCGCCGGGCTTCTTCCCTTCGAAGATGACCGCGTCGGTCGCCGATTTCGACAATGAAGTGGATATGGCTGCTGCCGCATCGCCCCTCGGAGCGCGGATAGGCACGGCAGAGGATATTGGCGGCGCCGTGATCTACCTGTCGTCGCGAGCAGGCGCTTGGTTGTCGGGCGTCACCATCCCGGTCGGCGGCGGCCGCGGGACCATCGACAATTGAAGGAATGGGATCATGAGCAAGCCGATCGTCGTCACGGGGGCAGCGGGCATATTGGGAGCGGCCGTGGCCGCGCATCTGGCCAATCAGGGCCTCTCCGTCGTCGGGCTCGACCTGGCCGATAGCGCCGCCGATTTTCCTGGCATCTTCATCGGCGGCGTCGACTTGACCGATACGCAAGCGACCCACGCTGCGTTCGCCCATTCCGCGCTGTCATCCGGCATAGCCGGCCTTGCCAGCATCGCCGGCGGTTTCCGTTGGGAAACGGTGATGGAAGGCAGCCCGGACAGTTGGGATTTCCTCTACCGTATTAATGTCCGTACCGCGCTGAATGCTGCCCGCGCCGCCGTGCCGCTGATGCCGGCGGGAGGCGCCATCGTCCATGTGGGGGCGGCCGCCACGGCAAGGGCCGCCATGGGCATGGGCGCATATACCGCGAGCAAGTCCGGCGTCGCCCGCCTCACCGAAGCGCTCGCCGAGGAGCATAAGGGGCAGGGCATTCGGGTCAACGCAGTGCTGCCTTCGATCATGGACACGCCCGCCAACCGCGCCGACATGGGGGATGCTGACGCTGGCAAATGGGTGACGCCGCTCGAACTCGCGCAGGTCGTCGCCTTCCTACTGTCCGATGCCGCTTCCGCGATCACTGGCGCCAGCCTGCCCGTCACCGGCCGCGTCTGATCGCGCGACGTCCACCATCCAACTGAAAGACCCGCCGCCACCATGTCGATGCCCGCCCTGTTCAAGGATCGCCTGTCCATCCCGGTAATCGCGTCGCCGCTATTCATCATTTCGCAGCCGGACCTGGTGATCGCGCAATGTCGCGCGGGCGTGGTCGGCTCCTTCCCTTCGCTCAACGCGCGCCCTTCCGGCACATTCGAACAATGGTTGCAGAAGCTCAGCAGCAAGTTGACGGATAAGGACGCCCCTTTTGCCGTCAATCTGATCGTCCACAGCACCAATCCTCGGCTGGAGGAGGATCTGGCGCTCTGCGTTAAATATAAGGTGCCGATGGTCATCACGTCGCTCGGTGCGCGCACCGACGTGTTCGAGGCGATCCACAGCTATGGCGGTATCGTGTTCCACGATGTCATCGATAATGGCTTTGCGAAGAAGGCGGTGGAAAAGGGTGCCGACGCGCTGGTCGCCGTTGCGTCCGGGGCGGGCGGCCATGCCGGCACGCTCTCGCCCTTCGCCTTGATCCAGGAAATCCGCAGTTGGTGGGACGGCCCGCTCGCCCTGTCCGGATCAATCGCGACTGGCGATGCGATATTGGGGGCCCAGGCGATGGGCGCCGATCTTGCCTATATGGGCTCGGCCTTCATCGCGACGGAGGAGGCCAATGCGGACCCCGCCTATAAACAGATGATTGTCGACAGTTCCGGCGAGGATATCGTCTATTCCAATCTTTTCACCGGTATCCACGGCAATTATCTCAAGCCGTCCATCCTGCTGGCCGGGCTTGACCCCGACAACCTGCCCGAGTCCGACCCGTCGAAGATGAACTTCGCCGATCTGTCCGACGGCAAGAAAGCCTGGCGCGACATTTGGGGCTGCGGCCAGGGTATCGGCGCGGTCGACGCGGTCGTGCCCGCGGCCAAGCTGGTGGAAAAGCTCGCCGCACAATATGCGGCGGCAAAGGCCCGTATAGCGGGCTGACGCCCGGAAAATCGTTTCGAGGGAGAATGATATGGCGACCGTGGAAGCCA
Encoded here:
- a CDS encoding aldehyde dehydrogenase family protein codes for the protein MNLEAPDVSLHIGHESLSSGSGGTHDHISPVTGAVQKSIPLAGPAEIERAVAKAESVREQWRRTRPEERRAILNRLADLIEANAQEFGKMAALDGGTPLMMGTGSVGTAVAWTRYYAGWCDKLSGEMISTLDTRGEFSYTVPEPIGIVGIIITWNGPLISLGMKVGPALAAGNCVIVKPAELTPFAPELFARLAQEAGVPDGVLSILPGTAEAGEALVRHSKVGLITFTGGPTTARKIMSACADRIKPSIMELGGKSASLLFPDADVDAACERAIFWTIGILAGQGCALPTRLLVHADIYDAVLEKLTAIASRYKVGNPFEEGTQVGPLINAAAVERVLGMFDRVRSKGSGRFLMGGARCGGDLAKGNYVEPTIIADADPDSEIAQVEIFGPALVVMKFHDEDEAVAIANNSEYGLAAYIQSNDLKRVHRLAERLHAGGVYVNGATQINAHTPFGGIGISGFGKEGGKAGIDEFLHYKTVTIA
- a CDS encoding TetR/AcrR family transcriptional regulator; this translates as MADKKRDAEATRERILLAARQIFSRHGFGETGVRDIARRADVSPGLVSRYFGSKEGLFEAALESVFDHRVLTGVPHENFGHALLERLIERDESGGHPLNMMMLSTSDQGARAITERLVRTKLAAPLAQWFGTSDAEDRAARLLLVTAGLFLYRSVFPLDPLTGELSPGIRGWLESELQAIVAP
- a CDS encoding SDR family NAD(P)-dependent oxidoreductase is translated as MDIARLFDISGKTALVTGGSGGIGYMIATALVQAGCKVFICSRKEKDIEAAADRLRAFGDVTAIAADVGSEAGVTKVADVVNAAGPLHILVNNAGTTWGAPLDQFPRAGFEKVLQLNLLAPFEITKALLPALRAAGTAEDPARVINIASIDGMQVPLWESYPYSATKAGLIHMGRHMGKFLAGEHVSVNTIAPGFFPSKMTASVADFDNEVDMAAAASPLGARIGTAEDIGGAVIYLSSRAGAWLSGVTIPVGGGRGTIDN
- a CDS encoding SDR family oxidoreductase, encoding MSKPIVVTGAAGILGAAVAAHLANQGLSVVGLDLADSAADFPGIFIGGVDLTDTQATHAAFAHSALSSGIAGLASIAGGFRWETVMEGSPDSWDFLYRINVRTALNAARAAVPLMPAGGAIVHVGAAATARAAMGMGAYTASKSGVARLTEALAEEHKGQGIRVNAVLPSIMDTPANRADMGDADAGKWVTPLELAQVVAFLLSDAASAITGASLPVTGRV
- a CDS encoding NAD(P)H-dependent flavin oxidoreductase; this encodes MSMPALFKDRLSIPVIASPLFIISQPDLVIAQCRAGVVGSFPSLNARPSGTFEQWLQKLSSKLTDKDAPFAVNLIVHSTNPRLEEDLALCVKYKVPMVITSLGARTDVFEAIHSYGGIVFHDVIDNGFAKKAVEKGADALVAVASGAGGHAGTLSPFALIQEIRSWWDGPLALSGSIATGDAILGAQAMGADLAYMGSAFIATEEANADPAYKQMIVDSSGEDIVYSNLFTGIHGNYLKPSILLAGLDPDNLPESDPSKMNFADLSDGKKAWRDIWGCGQGIGAVDAVVPAAKLVEKLAAQYAAAKARIAG